A region from the Lolium perenne isolate Kyuss_39 chromosome 4, Kyuss_2.0, whole genome shotgun sequence genome encodes:
- the LOC127347271 gene encoding uncharacterized protein: protein MMVQLFTEEQNAQAVRRQQQQLILTNMLLVRQPFFVVPLRGGSKPGKRRNINRHREAGAMLLDVDYFNDDATHSLKEFWPRFRMNKDMFLKIVHDVTEYDTYFTAKKDCTGLWGFTSIQKCTVAIRCLAYGAPPDTANDYLRMTESTCTETLYRFCRAVVAVFGKDYLRAPRADDTDQILQKNAARGFPGMLRSIDWDLQGPY, encoded by the exons atgatggtgcagTTGTTCACGGAGGAACAGAACGCTCAGGCTGTTcggcggcaacagcagcagctgatTCTGACGAACATGTTGCTCGTTCGCCAGCCTTTCTTCGTCGTGCCTTTGCGCGGCGGCTCAAAGCCaggcaagaggaggaacatcaaccgGCATCGTGAAGCCGGCGCAATGCTGCTTGACGTCGACTACTTCAATGACGACGCGACTCATTCGCTGAAGGAATTTTGGCCccggtttaggatgaacaaggacATGTTCTTGAAGATTGTCCACGACGTCACGGAGTACGACACATACTTCACGGCCAAGAAAGATTGCACAGGTTTGTGGGGCTTTACCTCAATTCAGAAGTGCACTGTTGCAATACGCTGTCTTGCATAcggagctcctccagatacagCCAATGACTACCTACGGATGACAGAGTCGACATGCACAGAGACTCTCTACAGGTTCTGTCGAGCCGTCGTAGCGGTGTTTGGTAAAgactatttgagagcaccaagagCAGATGATACAGATCAGATCTTGCAGAAGAATGCAGCAagagggtttcctgggatgctcaGAAGCATTGACT GGGATCTACAAGGGCCATACTAG